The following proteins come from a genomic window of Aspergillus luchuensis IFO 4308 DNA, chromosome 3, nearly complete sequence:
- a CDS encoding uncharacterized protein (COG:S;~EggNog:ENOG410PJIJ), producing MPPPTPTPQTLTLFLRAQTTLYGPSITTTPSPSTWTPPPSSGGHLGRYLWTDAIGVLNFLTLHRIHPNPPSKNHYLTLASQLITSVHNTLGRTRDPPHTPLPGASPSHPLAGGLRIGKPSATGHDCDGQYHHYLTLWMFALNRMSVASGEGKWNKLAVELGRAIHPHFFIRGVDGRRLDRMVWKLDTVLRRVLVGSEGNLDPVDGFVVFRVVRAYELAYGGAGDGGVLEEEIEDYRRVMRRKGRQRVSDDLLDLGMGLWTAHLVEGEEEEWAGELLGRGVERVYDLFEIKRYLQRDPRYRLAFREFGAAMGIKCVAEQLAEKDTAVDLKVYADQIVDFWAPYMAGEEEDDIEDLRPITQVMYAAALIPGAFCRGFFDNEPVVPPVLNVY from the exons atgccccctcccacccccaccccccaaaccctcaccctcttcctccgcgcCCAAACCACCCTCTACGGCCCCTccataaccaccaccccctcccccagcaCCTGgaccccacccccctcctccgggGGCCACCTCGGCCGGTACCTCTGGACGGACGCCATCGGCGTCCTAAACTTCCTGACCCTGCACCGTATCCACCCCAATCCCCCCAGCAAAAACCACTACCTAACGCTCGCCTCCCAACTCATCACCTCCGTGCACAACACCCTGGGCCGAACGCGCGATCCTCCGCACACACCCCTCCCCGGcgcatccccatcccacccgCTCGCCGGCGGCCTACGCATCGGCAAACCCTCCGCGACAGGCCACGACTGCGACGGCCAATACCACCATTACCTGACGCTGTGGATGTTCGCGCTGAACCGGATGAGTGTTGCGAGCGGGGAGGGCAAGTGGAATAAGCTGGCGGTGGAGCTGGGCAGGGCGATACATCCGCATTTCTTCATCagaggggtggatgggaggaggttggatCGGATGGTGTGGAAATTGGATacggtgttgaggagggtgCTTGTTGGGAGTGAGGGGAATTTGGACCCTGTGGATGGGTTTGTGGTTTTTAGGGTGGTTAGGGCTTATGAGTTGGCCTATGGCGGTGCAGGGGATGGTGgggtgttggaggaggagattgaggattATAGGAGGGTGATGAGACGGAAGGGGAGGCAGAGGGTTAGTGATGATTTGTTGGatttggggatggggttgtgGACGGCGCATCTTgtcgagggggaggaggaggagtgggCGGGGGagttgttggggaggggggttgagAGGGTTT ATGATCTGTTTGAGATTAAGCGCTATCTACAGCGTGATCCGCGGTATCGGTTGGCGTTCAGGGAGTTTGGCGCCGCGATGGGTATCAAGTGTGTTGCGGAGCAGCTGGCCGAGAAGGATACTGCGGTGGATTTGAAGGTGTATGCGGATCAGATTGTGGATTTCTGGGCGCCGTATAtggctggggaggaggaggatgatattgAGGATTTGAGGCCGATTACGCAGGTGATGTATGCGGCGGCGTTGATTCCGGGAG CTTTCTGTCGGGGCTTCTTCGACAATGAGCCTGTTGTACCGCCGGTGCTTAATGTGTATTAA
- a CDS encoding putative inositol phospholipid biosynthesis protein Scs3 (COG:I;~EggNog:ENOG410PN56;~InterPro:IPR019388;~PFAM:PF10261;~TransMembrane:6 (i21-41o96-116i128-146o200-219i256-276o282-298i);~go_component: GO:0005789 - endoplasmic reticulum membrane [Evidence IEA];~go_process: GO:0019915 - lipid storage [Evidence IEA]): MPSPDPPAPAIRPFQPPITALLIYPATLIVGSLFSVLSPTAQGTRGDGSSTLHPHVEPLAPSIASDLNLSFPPPRPVNYFARKDNIFNLYFVKVGWLWTTAALAFILLSQPAYTLAASHRARRTGQAVLRYALATTVWYLTTQWFFGPPIIDRSFVLTGGKCERAVPLAENEPAAADVKTLLTAAACKHAGGAWRGGHDVSGHVFLLVLATSLVVFELVGGSQGWGKGGVSVNGNGEAEKEVSEEVDVVRVWSGRFAWAVAGLGWWMLLMTGIWFHTWFEKLTGLLIAIGTVYTIYILPRRVLPWRNVVGLPGV; this comes from the exons ATGCCCTCTCCCGACCCTCCAGCCCCAGCGATACGACCCTTCCAACCACCCATAACAGCGCTCCTCATCTACCCAGCGACCCTAATCGTGGGCTCACTCTTCTCCGTCCTCTCTCCCACCGCACAAGGCACACGCGGCGACGGCTCCAgcaccctccacccccatgTTGAGCCCCTAGCCCCGTCCATCGCGTCAGACCTCAACCTCTCCTTTCCTCCGCCGCGCCCCGTCAACTACTTCGCCCGCAAAGACAACATCTTCAATCTATACTTCGTCAAAGTCGGCTGGCTCTGGACCACCGCCGCTCTCGCTTTTATCCTGCTCTCCCAGCCCGCCTACACCCTCGCCGCTAGCCACCGCGCCCGACGCACTGGCCAGGCCGTCCTCCGCTACGCCCTCGCCACGACAGTGTGGTACCTCACGACGCAATGGTTCTTCGGCCCGCCGATTATTGATCGCAGCTTTGTGCTGACGGGCGGGAAGTGTGAGCGGGCGGTGCCGTTGGCGGAGAATGAGCCCGCCGCGGCGGATGTCAAGACGCTGCTGACGGCTGCGGCGTGTAAACATGCGGGTGGGGCGTGGAGGGGTGGTCATGATGTTAGTGGACATGTGTttttgttggtgttggcgaCGTCGTTGGTTGTGTTTGAGTTGGTCGGGGGGAGTCAGGgttgggggaaggggggtgtgagtgtgaatgggaatggggaggcggagaaggaggttagtgaggaggtggatgttgtgAGGGTTTGGTCTGGCAGATTTGCTTGGGCGGTTgctgggttggggtggtggatgttgttgatgacggGGATTTGGTTCCATACGTGGTTTGAGAAG TTGACGGGGCTGTTGATTGCCATCGGCACGGTTTATACGATCTACATCTTGCCTCGACGGGTCTTGCCATGGAGGAATGTGGTAGGCTTGCCGGGTGTTTGA
- a CDS encoding beta-glucosidase (CAZy:GH3;~COG:G;~EggNog:ENOG410PG84;~InterPro:IPR017853,IPR019800,IPR036962,IPR002772, IPR036881,IPR026891,IPR013783,IPR001764;~PFAM:PF14310,PF00933,PF01915;~SECRETED:SignalP(1-19);~go_function: GO:0004553 - hydrolase activity, hydrolyzing O-glycosyl compounds [Evidence IEA];~go_process: GO:0005975 - carbohydrate metabolic process [Evidence IEA]), translating into MRFTLIEAVALTAVSLASADELAYSPPYYPSPWANGQGDWAQAYQRAVDIVSQMTLAEKVNLTTGTGWELELCVGQTGGVPRLGVPGMCLQDSPLGVRDSDYNSAFPSGMNVAATWDKNLAYLRGKAMGQEFSDKGADIQLGPAAGPLGRSPDGGRNWEGFSPDPALSGVLFAETIKGIQDAGVVATAKHYIAYEQEHFRQAPEAQGYGFNISESGSANLDDKTMHELYLWPFADAIRAGAGAVMCSYNQINNSYGCQNSYTLNKLLKAELGFQGFVMSDWAAHHAGVSGALAGLDMSMPGDVDYDSGTSYWGTNLTVSVLNGTVPQWRVDDMAVRIMAAYYKVGRDRLWTPPNFSSWTRDEYGYKYYYVSEGPYEKVNHYVNVQRNHSELIRRIGADSTVLLKNDGALPLTGKERLVALIGEDAGSNPYGANGCSDRGCDNGTLAMGWGSGTANFPYLVTPEQAISNEVLKNKNGVFTATDNWAIDQIEALAKTASVSLVFVNADSGEGYINVDGNLGDRRNLTLWRNGDNVIKAAASNCNNTIVIIHSVGPVLVNEWYDNPNVTAILWGGLPGQESGNSLADVLYGRVNPGAKSPFTWGKTREAYQDYLVTEPNNGNGAPQEDFVEGVFIDYRGFDKRNETPIYEFGYGLSYTTFNYSNLEVQVLSAPAYEPASGETEAAPTFGEVGNASNYLYPDGLQKITKFIYPWLNSTDLEASSGDASYGQDSSDYLPEGATDGSAQPILPAGGGPGGNPRLYDELIRVSVTIKNTGKVAGDEVPQLYVSLGGPNEPKIVLRQFERITLQPSEETKWSTTLTRRDLANWNVEKQDWEITSYPKMVFVGSSSRKLPLRASLPTVH; encoded by the exons ATGAGGTTCACTTTGATTGAGGCGGTGGCTCTCACTGCTGTCTCGCTGGCCAGCGCT GATGAATTGGCTTACTCCCCACCGTATTACCCATCCCCTTGGGCCAATGGCCAGGGCGACTGGGCGCAGGCATACCAGCGCGCTGTTGATATTGTCTCGCAGATGACATTGGCTGAGAAGGTCAATCTGACCACAGGAACTGG ATGGGAATTGGAGCTATGTGTTGGTCAGACTGGCGGGGTTCCCCG ATTGGGAGTTCCGGGAATGTGTTTACAGGATAGCCCTCTGGGCGTTCGCGACT CCGACTACAActctgctttcccttccgGTATGAACGTGGCTGCAACCTGGGACAAGAATCTGGCATACCTCCGCGGCAAGGCTATGGGTCAGGAATTTAGTGACAAGGGTGCCGATATCCAATTGGGTCCAGCTGCCGGCCCTCTCGGTAGAAGTCCCGACGGTGGTCGTAACTGGGAGGGCTTCTCCCCCGACCCGGCCCTAAGTGGTGTGCTCTTTGCAGAGACCATCAAGGGTATCCAAGATGCTGGTGTGGTCGCGACGGCTAAGCACTACATTGCCTACGAGCAAGAGCATTTCCGTCAGGCGCCTGAAGCCCAAGGTTATGGATTTAACATTTCCGAGAGTGGAAGCGCGAACCTCGACGATAAGACTATGCACGAGCTGTACCTCTGGCCCTTCGCGGATGCCATCCGTGCGGGTGCTGGCGCTGTGATGTGCTCCTACAACCAGATCAACAACAGCTATGGCTGCCAGAACAGCTACACTCTGAACAAGCTGCTCAAGGCCGAGCTGGGTTTCCAGGGCTTTGTCATGAGTGATTGGGCGGCTCACCATGCTGGTGTGAGTGGTGCTTTGGCAGGATTGGATATGTCTATGCCAGGAGACGTCGACTACGACAGTGGTACGTCTTACTGGGGTACAAACCTGACCGTTAGCGTGCTCAACGGAACGGTGCCCCAATGGCGTGTTGATGACATGGCTGTCCGCATCATGGCCGCCTACTACAAGGTCGGCCGTGACCGTCTGTGGACTCCTCCCAACTTCAGCTCATGGACCAGAGATGAATACGGCTACAAGTACTACTATGTGTCGGAGGGACCGTACGAGAAGGTCAACCACTACGTGAACGTGCAACGCAACCACAGCGAACTGATCCGCCGCATTGGAGCGGACAGCACGGTGCTCCTCAAGAACGACGGCGCTCTGCCTTTGACTGGTAAGGAGCGCCTGGTCGCGCTTATCGGAGAAGATGCGGGCTCCAACCCTTATGGTGCCAACGGCTGCAGTGACCGTGGATGCGACAATGGAACATTGGCGATGGGCTGGGGAAGTGGTACTGCCAACTTCCCATACCTGGTGACCCCCGAGCAGGCCATCTCAAACGAGGTGCtcaagaacaagaatggTGTATTCACCGCCACCGATAACTGGGCTATCGATCAGATTGAGGCGCTTGCTAAGACCGCCAG TGTCTCTCTTGTCTTTGTCAACGCCGACTCTGGCGAGGGTTACATCAATGTCGACGGAAACCTGGGTGACCGCAGGAACCTGACCCTGTGGAGGAACGGCGATAATGTGATCAAGGCTGCTGCTAGCAACTGCAACAACACCATTGTTATCATTCACTCTGTCGGCCCAGTCTTGGTTAACGAATGGTACGACAACCCCAATGTTACCGCTATTCTCTGGGGTGGTCTGCCCGGTCAGGAGTCTGGCAACTCTCTTGCCGACGTCCTCTATGGCCGTGTCAACCCCGGTGCCAAGTCGCCCTTTACCTGGGGCAAGACTCGTGAGGCCTACCAAGATTACTTGGTCACCGAGCCCAACAACGGCAATGGAGCCCCCCAGGAAGACTTCGTCGAGGGCGTCTTCATTGACTACCGCGGATTCGACAAGCGCAACGAGACCCCGATCTACGAGTTCGGCTATGGTCTGAGCTACACCACTTTCAACTACTCGAACCTTGAGGTGCAGGTTCTGAGCGCCCCCGCGTACGAGCCTGCTTCGGGTGAGACTGAGGCAGCGCCAACTTTTGGAGAGGTTGGAAATGCGTCGAATTACCTCTACCCCGACGGACTGCAGAAAATCACCAAGTTCATCTACCCCTGGCTCAACAGTACCGATCTCGAGGCATCTTCTGGGGATGCTAGCTACGGACAGGACTCCTCGGACTATCTTCCCGAGGGAGCCACCGATGGCTCTGCGCAACCGATCCTGCCTGCTGGTGGCGGTCCTGGCGGCAACCCTCGCCTGTACGACGAGCTCATCCGCGTGTCGGTGACCATCAAGAACACCGGCAAGGTTGCTGGTGATGAAGTTCCCCAACTG TATGTTTCCCTTGGCGGCCCCAACGAGCCCAAGATCGTGCTGCGTCAATTCGAGCGCATCACGCTGCAGCCGTCAGAGGAGACGAAGTGGAGCACGACTCTGACGCGCCGTGACCTTGCAAACTGGAATGTTGAGAAGCAGGACTGGGAGATTACGTCGTATCCCAAGATGGTGTTTGTCGGAAGCTCCTCGCGGAAGCTGCCGCTCCGGGCGTCTCTGCCTACTGTTCACTAA
- a CDS encoding putative erythromycin esterase (COG:S;~EggNog:ENOG410PKEC;~InterPro:IPR014622,IPR007815;~PFAM:PF05139;~go_process: GO:0046677 - response to antibiotic [Evidence IEA]), with product MFKFLSKRKKNMSLQNLLSTAARPLPPIHDPSFASHFDSFANYRVVLLGDGSHGTSEFYAARAEITKRLIEHHGFTTVAVEADWPDAEAIDRYVRQRPGPQAHLTNDKDEPFQRFPTWMWRNREMQDLVEWMRDHNANLPDHQKAGFYGLDLYSMGASIRAVVDYLDRLDPEAGKLARRRYGCLQPWVDDPTAYGLASLRGLADCEKGVVDMLRDLLRKRLQYAEEDPHNGEESHSSQQNAYLVRDAERYYKAMYYSSASSWTLRDTHMVDTLRRILRHKPPGSKAVVWAHNSHCGDARYTSMGSRRNEVNIGQLCREQFGRDKVALIGCGTHTGTVAAAHEWDEDMEIMKVKPSRPDSWEWLAHQTGIESFLLDLRPTKISPELRSLMAAEDQRLERFIGVIYRPDTERMSHYSQADLQNQFDAYVWFDSTEAVKPLERVQPRTAMGTEETYPFGL from the coding sequence ATGTTCAAATTCCTatccaaaagaaagaagaacatgTCCCTCCAaaacctcctctccaccgccgcccgtcccctcccccccatccaCGACCCCAGCTTCGCCTCCCACTTCGACAGCTTCGCAAACTACCGTGTCGTCCTCCTTGGCGACGGTAGCCATGGTACCTCTGAGTTCTACGCCGCCCGTGCCGAGATCACCAAGCGCCTGATCGAGCACCATGGCTTCACCACTGTCGCCGTCGAAGCCGACTGGCCTGACGCTGAAGCCATCGACCGCTATGTGCGCCAACGCCCCGGCCCTCAAGCCCATCTCACCAATGACAAGGACGAGCCCTTTCAGCGATTCCCCACTTGGATGTGGCGCAATCGCGAAATGCAAGACCTAGTCGAGTGGATGCGCGACCACAATGCCAACCTACCCGATCACCAGAAGGCCGGGTTCTACGGCCTTGATCTGTACAGCATGGGGGCATCCATCCGCGCCGTCGTAGACTACCTCGACCGCCTGGACCCAGAGGCAGGCAAGCTGGCGCGTCGTCGCTATGGCTGCTTGCAGCCGTGGGTGGACGATCCGACGGCATATGGTCTCGCGTCGTTGCGCGGCTTGGCAGACTGCGAGAAGGGAGTCGTGGACATGCTGCGCGATTTGCTGCGCAAACGACTACAGTACGCGGAGGAGGATCCGCATAATGGCGAAGAGTCGCATAGTAGTCAGCAGAACGCGTATTTGGTGCGTGACGCAGAGAGATACTACAAAGCTATGTATTATAGCTCTGCGTCGTCATGGACGCTGCGCGATACACACATGGTGGATACGCTGCGGCGCATCCTTCGTCACAAGCCTCCCGGCAGTAAGGCAGTGGTGTGGGCGCATAATTCGCATTGTGGGGATGCGCGATACACGAGCATGGGCAGTCGGCGCAATGAGGTGAATATTGGACAGTTGTGTCGCGAGCAGTTCGGTCGGGATAAGGTTGCGCTGATCGGCTGTGGGACACATACCGGAACTGTGGCGGCTGCGCATGAGTgggatgaggatatggagATAATGAAGGTGAAGCCGTCGAGACCGGATAGTTGGGAGTGGTTGGCACATCAGACGGGAATTGAGAGCTTCTTGTTGGATTTGAGGCCGACGAAGATTAGTCCGGAGCTGAGGAGCCTAATGGCTGCGGAGGATCAGCGCTTGGAGCGGTTTATTGGCGTCATTTATCGGCCTGATACTGAGCGCATGTCGCATTACTCGCAGGCTGATCTGCAGAACCAGTTCGATGCGTATGTCTGGTTTGATAGCACTGAGGCTGTTAAGCCGTTGGAGAGGGTGCAGCCGCGGACGGCGATGGGTACGGAGGAGACGTATCCATTTGGGTTGTAG